Proteins encoded together in one Miscanthus floridulus cultivar M001 chromosome 16, ASM1932011v1, whole genome shotgun sequence window:
- the LOC136510003 gene encoding uncharacterized protein, with protein sequence MDGGYSNLAFSPPTATASGGSARAARPSMELTNTKETKAWEGLAIGAVTLARTFSTGSHRFCRSGSERSRIRRSRSRSRSGLPGALRRAFSMRRHPAGLGAGGDGYWRIHDMDGDSDRGDDDTVEERGEDEAAAAEEEVENKKTEQRAEDDEAGKEEAGCRNSKKEKQQRRGGILKACKKLFRL encoded by the coding sequence ATGGATGGTGGCTACAGCAACCTCGCGTTCTCCCctccgacggcgacggcgagcggCGGTTCCGCCAGGGCGGCGAGGCCGTCGATGGAGCTGACCAACACGAAGGAGACCAAGGCGTGGGAGGGGCTGGCCATCGGCGCGGTCACGCTGGCCCGGACGTTCTCCACGGGCTCACACAGGTTCTGCAGGTCCGGCAGCGAGAGGAGCAGGAtcaggaggagccggagccggagccggagcggcCTTCCGGGCGCACTGAGGCGGGCCTTCTCCATGCGGCGCCACCCCGCGGGCCTCGGCGCCGGCGGGGACGGGTACTGGAGGATCCACGACATGGATGGGGACAGCGACCGCGGCGATGATGACACGGTCGAGGAGCGCGGCGAGGACGAAGCCGCAGCTGccgaggaggaggtggagaacaAGAAGACGGAGCAGCGAGCCGAAGATGATGAGGCAGGGAAGGAGGAAGCCGGCTGCAGGAACAGCAAGAAGGAGAAGCAGCAGCGGCGGGGTGGCATCTTGAAGGCGTGCAAGAAGCTTTTCCGGTTGTAA